A single genomic interval of Juglans regia cultivar Chandler chromosome 1, Walnut 2.0, whole genome shotgun sequence harbors:
- the LOC108996018 gene encoding cytochrome P450 94A2-like: MESLQFLAFVSLTVLLPLLSFFFLTRTSKPQKQSPPSPSTITTQLPKSYPLIGSFFAVYANRKRRMQWMTDVLKSSPSATIVLRRSFVGDEVITANPAVVQHILKTEFHNYVKGGNSHRNLKDFLGSGIFNVDGESWKFQRQVSSHEFNTNSLRKFVETEVDTELSDRLIPILSSAAAKTGTVLDFQDILQRFAFDNICKIAFGFDPAYLLPSLPKAKFAEAFEESVKISTERFISLIPLVWKIKKLLNIGSEKRLRIAVSEVREFATKIIREKKHELGEKSLDSVDLLSRFLSSGHSDENFVTDIVISFILAGRDTTSSALTWYFWLLSKNPRVEAEVLKEIREKSESPIYDEVKDMVYTHASLCESMRLYPPVSVDQKEAAIDDILPDGTVVKKGMRVTYHQYAMGRMETLWGSDWAEFKPERWLEKSEEEEKHWRFVGRDAYTYTVFHAGPRICLGKEMAFLQMKRLVAGILRRFKVVPVMEEGFEPEFVPYLTSKMKGGLPVKIVEREDAKE, from the coding sequence ATGGAGTCGCTCCAATTCCTGGCCTTTGTTTCTCTGACTGTTCTTCTTCCCttgctttcatttttcttcctcaCCAGAACATCAAAACCCCAAAAACAATCTCCACCTTCCCCCAGTACCATTACTACCCAGCTCCCAAAATCCTACCCTTTAATCGGTTCTTTCTTTGCAGTGTACGCCAACCGGAAACGACGTATGCAATGGATGACTGACGTTCTGAAAAGCTCACCCTCCGCCACCATTGTTCTCCGCCGATCCTTCGTCGGCGACGAGGTCATCACGGCCAACCCTGCCGTCGTCCAGCATATCCTCAAGACCGAATTTCATAACTACGTCAAGGGAGGCAATTCTCACCGTAACCTCAAAGACTTTCTCGGCTCCGGCATCTTCAACGTGGACGGGGAGTCCTGGAAGTTTCAGAGACAAGTCTCCAGCCATGAGTTCAACACCAATTCTCTACGTAAGTTCGTCGAGACCGAAGTCGACACCGAACTCTCTGACCGCCTCATCCCCATCCTATCCTCGGCTGCCGCCAAAACCGGAACTGTCCTAGACTTCCAGGATATTCTTCAGCGGTTCGCCTTCGACAATATATGCAAAATCGCTTTCGGGTTCGATCCTGCCTACTTGTTGCCCTCTCTTCCAAAAGCCAAGTTCGCGGAAGCTTTTGAGGAAAGCGTCAAGATCAGCACCGAGAGGTTCATTTCGTTAATCCCCCTCGTCTGGAAAATCAAGAAGCTGTTAAATATTGGGTCCGAGAAACGTCTGAGAATCGCAGTATCAGAAGTTCGAGAATTCGCCACAAAGATTATAAGAGAAAAGAAGCACGAGCTCGGCGAGAAGTCGCTCGACTCCGTCGACCTCTTGTCAAGATTCTTGAGCTCCGGCCATTCGGACGAGAACTTCGTGACGGACATAGTGATAAGCTTCATACTTGCCGGGCGTGACACTACCTCGTCGGCTTTGACATGGTATTTCTGGCTACTTTCCAAGAACCCACGTGTTGAGGCTGAGGTTCTGAAGGAAATCAGAGAAAAATCCGAATCTCCTATTTATGATGAAGTCAAAGACATGGTGTACACCCACGCTTCTTTGTGCGAAAGCATGCGGCTATACCCGCCCGTCTCTGTAGACCAGAAGGAGGCCGCCATCGACGACATATTGCCGGACGGGACGGTGGTGAAGAAGGGAATGAGAGTGACGTACCATCAATACGCCATGGGAAGGATGGAGACGCTGTGGGGTTCGGACTGGGCAGAGTTTAAGCCGGAGCGATGGCTGGAGAAGagcgaggaggaggagaagcatTGGAGGTTCGTAGGGAGGGACGCATACACATACACAGTGTTCCATGCGGGACCGAGGATTTGTTTGGGGAAGGAGATGGCATTCCTGCAGATGAAGAGGTTGGTTGCGGGGATTCTAAGGAGGTTCAAGGTGGTGCCGGTAATGGAAGAAGGATTTGAGCCGGAGTTTGTACCGTACTTGACTTCCAAAATGAAAGGTGGGCTTCCGGTGAAGATTGTTGAGAGGGAAGATGCGAAAGAgtga
- the LOC108995930 gene encoding uncharacterized mitochondrial protein AtMg00810-like, protein MKAPPGDLPKGDSRVCKFQRSLYGLKQASRQWNSKFKSMLFDIGFTQSKADYSLFTKKEGHSFVVLLLYVDYILLASSDLEAIESIEATLTLYFKLKDLGPAKFFLGMEIARSQRGISLSQRKYTLELLEDFGLLDVKPVLFPLDTYVKLSKDEGDLVDDISGYRRLNGRLIYLTHTRPNITFAVHHLSQYLDSPRIPHLQAAMRILIYLKLALGQGLLFPSDSKVHIKAFSDSNWASCIDTRRSVSEYCVIGDSLVSWKSKKQYTVSRSSVEAEYRSIAFTFCEIIWIQALLKDLHQSHTQLVLLFCDNQAALHIADNPVHHERTKHIELDCHLVHEKIEEGSLTVLHIAYVHQIADLMT, encoded by the coding sequence ATGAAAGCACCTCCTGGTGATCTACCTAAGGGGGACTCTCGGGTATGCAAATTTCAAAGATccttatatggtttgaagcaagCATCCAGACAATGGAATTCGAAGTTCAAATCTATGTTATTTGACATTGGATTTACACAGTCAAAGGCAGATTACTCCTTGTTTACTAAGAAGGAAGGACATTCATTTGTGGTTTTATTGCTTTATGTGGATTATATCTTGCTTGCTAGCAGTGATTTAGAGGCAATTGAATCTATCGAAGCAACCTtaactctttattttaaattgaaagatttgGGACCAGCCAAGTTCTTTCTCGGGATGGAAATTGCAAGATCACAAAGAGGCATTTCTttatctcaaagaaaatacacTTTAGAGCTACTagaagattttggtttattagATGTCAAACCTGTTTTGTTTCCactggatacttatgttaaatTGTCAAAAGATGAAGGTGACTTGGTTGATGATATTTCTGGTTATAGAAGATTGAATGGCAGATTAATTTACCTTACTCATACCAGACCAAACATTACTTTTGCAGTCCACCATTTGAGTCAATATCTAGATAGTCCTCGAATACCTCATCTTCAAGCTGCAATGAGGATTCTCATATACTTGAAATTAGCTCTTGGACAAGGTCTTTTATTTCCAAGTGATTCCAAAGTGCATATAAAGGCATTTTCAGACTCAAATTGGGCAAGTTGTATAGATACTCGCAGGTCAGTCAGTGAGTATTGTGTCATTGGGGATTCTCTGGTATCTTGGAAATCGAAGAAGCAATATACAGTTTCTAGATCATCAGTAGAAGCTGAATATAGATCAATAGCATTTacattttgtgaaataatatGGATTCAGGCATTACTTAAGGATCTGCATCAATCACATACACAGttagttttattgttttgtgataatcaagctgCTCTTCATATAGCAGACAATCCAGTTCATCATGAACGGACCAAACATATAGAGCTGGATTGTCATTTGGTGCATGAGAAAATAGAAGAAGGATCACTGACTGTTCTACATATTGCTTATGTTCATCAAATCGCAGATTTGATGACTTAG